The genomic segment GAGTGATCAGTTGATCTTGTAGACCCGGGTGCCGCAGATCATGTCGGCGAACGTGCGCTTCTCGTTGTCCCACAGTGGCCACAGCACACCGAGGTAGCAGGGAAGCAGGTCGAGGAACCGGGCGAAGTAGCGCCCAATGGCAAGGCCGTAGCCGGTTGGCTGATTCGTGCCGGCACGGTAGACGGCGATTCCGAGCACCTTCTTGCCAATTGTTTGACCGGTCGTGCCCTGCAGGTAGATCGAGTTGAAGATGATCCACAGAAACCCGAGGCCATAGCTTGCGAGGATTGCGGTGCTGTCGGACTCGAAGTGCAGCTGATCTGCGCTGTCCACCGTCACGGTGAACGGTTCGCCGAAGATCGCTGCTGCGGCGAAGCTAATCGCCACTCCCGGAAGGGAGTCGAGGATCAACGCACCGAATCGTTCGAGCCAACTGGCAAAGCGGACCTGACCGGTCGGGTAGCCGTACTGACCGGGAGGCGGTGGGTAGGCGCCGTACTGGGGCGGCGGTGGCGGGAATCCGCCCTCCGGCGGGGCCCCCGGATAGCTCGGGTACGTCGGGTAGCTGGGGTCCGGTTGCTGGTTCTCTGGCGGCTGAGTCACGTCAGACAACCTAGAGGGTCAACCCTGGACGCGGGCGATGATTGCGGCAGCGAGCACATCGGGCGATTGTTCGGGGATCCAGTGGGTCATGCCGTTGAGCTCGATGAACCGGTAGTCCGCATCGACGAACTCAGCGCACTGCTCGGCCGGTACGCGACCGATCGCCAGGTCCTGATCGCTCCACACGTACGTCGTCGGGACGGTCACTGCCGGCAGCGAGGCGAGATCGGCACCCATCGCCCGGTACCAATTGAGTGCCGCGGTCAGGGCTCCCGGCTCGGAGAGATGAGCGACGTAGCCGGAGGCTTGATCGGCAGGCACGGCATCGCCGTACATCGCGAACAGGCGCTCGCCGTCGTTCTCGAGGAGGAGATGTTCGGCCTTGCCCTCCTGGCGGAGCAGGCCGATGTACGACGCACGCTGCTGCTGGTCCGGATCGCCGACGAGAGCTGCACCATACGCCGCAAGGTGTGGAACGGATACCGCCGTCAGCGACTCCAGCCGGTCGCCGTGGTTGGCCGCGGCCACCCAAGCCACTGCGCCACCCCAGTCGTGACCGACGAGATGGAACGTTCCGAGGCCCAGCGCGTCAGCGATCGCGACGACGTCGTCAGCGAGCACGTCGGTG from the Aeromicrobium panaciterrae genome contains:
- a CDS encoding alpha/beta hydrolase, whose protein sequence is MTFDETTPVTVGEMTFDVRFDGPEDGTPVMLLHGFPETSLSWSAITPLLVASGLRVIAPNQRGYSPGARPLEVADYATDVLADDVVAIADALGLGTFHLVGHDWGGAVAWVAAANHGDRLESLTAVSVPHLAAYGAALVGDPDQQQRASYIGLLRQEGKAEHLLLENDGERLFAMYGDAVPADQASGYVAHLSEPGALTAALNWYRAMGADLASLPAVTVPTTYVWSDQDLAIGRVPAEQCAEFVDADYRFIELNGMTHWIPEQSPDVLAAAIIARVQG
- a CDS encoding RDD family protein; translation: MTQPPENQQPDPSYPTYPSYPGAPPEGGFPPPPPQYGAYPPPPGQYGYPTGQVRFASWLERFGALILDSLPGVAISFAAAAIFGEPFTVTVDSADQLHFESDSTAILASYGLGFLWIIFNSIYLQGTTGQTIGKKVLGIAVYRAGTNQPTGYGLAIGRYFARFLDLLPCYLGVLWPLWDNEKRTFADMICGTRVYKIN